One window from the genome of Lentibacillus daqui encodes:
- a CDS encoding xylulokinase, protein MNIREISKAIQQGHVSLGIELGSTRIKAVLVTDDFHTIATGSYGWENKFEDGIWTYALDDVWNGIQQSYRQVAADVQSKYHTTLTQISAIGVSAMMHGYLVFSSDGTLLTPFRTWRNNMTEQAANELTELFQFNIPERWSIAHLYQAILNNESHVNDIHFMTTLAGYVHWKLSGEMFLGIGDASGVFPIDEATGTYSAAFLDTFDHLKNVTPYQWSIRDILPAVLQAGDHAGTLTAAGAKLLDVNGNLQEGSVMAPPEGDAGTGMVSTNSVRQQTGNISVGTSAFSMVVLDKPLKKVYRDIDIVSTPNNEPVAMVHINNCSSDINAWAAIFKEFAERLGIDLDSDRLFETLFLTTTKADPNAGGLINYSYLSGENITKMPEGRPLFVRAPGSSFTLANFVQTQLYAAFAPLKIGMDILKNEEGNKIDVLIAQGGLFKTPVIAQQILANALNMPITVMNTASEGGAWGMAVLAAYAIYGNDRISLEDFLDEKVFANPESSTLSPEPEGVAGYEDFIKKYKEGLSIESMAIQSIP, encoded by the coding sequence ATGAACATAAGGGAAATATCCAAGGCAATTCAACAGGGTCATGTCTCGTTGGGGATCGAATTGGGGTCCACACGTATCAAAGCAGTATTGGTAACGGATGATTTTCATACCATTGCTACTGGAAGCTATGGCTGGGAGAATAAATTTGAAGATGGCATTTGGACTTACGCATTAGATGACGTATGGAATGGGATTCAACAAAGCTATAGACAAGTTGCAGCGGATGTGCAAAGCAAGTATCACACCACGTTAACGCAAATCAGTGCAATAGGTGTAAGCGCTATGATGCACGGATATTTGGTTTTCTCAAGTGATGGCACGTTATTGACCCCTTTTAGAACGTGGCGGAATAACATGACAGAACAAGCCGCCAATGAATTAACAGAACTATTTCAGTTTAATATTCCCGAGCGGTGGAGTATTGCACACTTGTATCAGGCTATTTTAAATAATGAATCACATGTAAATGACATTCATTTTATGACGACTTTAGCTGGCTATGTACACTGGAAATTATCCGGAGAAATGTTTTTGGGAATTGGCGATGCTTCCGGGGTTTTCCCAATTGATGAAGCCACTGGCACATATTCTGCAGCCTTTTTGGATACCTTTGATCATCTTAAAAACGTTACGCCATATCAGTGGAGTATTCGGGATATCTTGCCTGCCGTGTTACAAGCCGGTGATCATGCCGGAACATTGACCGCGGCAGGCGCTAAATTGCTAGATGTGAATGGCAATCTCCAGGAAGGTAGTGTCATGGCTCCTCCCGAGGGTGACGCTGGTACTGGTATGGTTAGTACCAACAGCGTTCGTCAACAAACTGGAAATATATCAGTAGGAACTTCCGCATTTTCCATGGTTGTGCTTGACAAACCGTTGAAAAAAGTTTATCGAGATATTGATATCGTTTCGACGCCAAATAATGAACCAGTAGCAATGGTCCATATTAACAATTGTTCGTCTGATATTAATGCATGGGCAGCAATATTTAAAGAATTTGCAGAGCGCCTCGGTATTGATTTGGATTCCGATCGATTATTTGAAACGCTATTCTTAACGACTACGAAAGCTGATCCCAATGCGGGTGGATTAATCAATTACAGCTACTTGTCAGGTGAAAATATAACCAAGATGCCTGAAGGACGTCCGCTTTTTGTTAGAGCGCCTGGTAGCTCATTTACACTGGCAAACTTTGTTCAAACCCAATTATATGCTGCCTTTGCTCCGCTTAAAATTGGCATGGATATTTTGAAAAATGAAGAAGGAAACAAAATAGACGTTTTAATCGCGCAAGGTGGCTTATTTAAAACACCAGTCATTGCCCAGCAGATTCTGGCCAATGCATTAAACATGCCCATCACTGTTATGAACACAGCGAGTGAAGGTGGTGCCTGGGGCATGGCGGTACTAGCTGCTTATGCCATATATGGAAATGATCGTATAAGCTTAGAAGACTTTTTGGATGAAAAGGTTTTTGCTAATCCTGAAAGTTCGACCTTAAGTCCAGAGCCTGAAGGAGTAGCTGGATATGAAGATTTTATTAAAAAATATAAAGAAGGGTTATCGATTGAATCCATGGCAATTCAGTCGATTCCATGA
- a CDS encoding sugar porter family MFS transporter, translated as MVGEKKISNGFIYFFGAFGGILFGYDIGVMTGALPFLKENWDLQSGSIIGWITSSVMLGAIFGGALAGHFSDRLGRRKMILIAAVIFVIGSVLSGIAPHNGRVFLIVSRIILGLAVGAASALVPAYMSEMAPARLRGRLSGINQTMIVSGMLLSYIVDYLFQGLPETLGWRLMLGMAAVPALILFFGVLRLLESPRFLVKNDKLDEARKVLSYIRSEQEINSEIKEIQETAKKEKQANQKTSLRTLLNSKYRYLVIAGVGVAAFQQFQGANAIFYYIPLIVEDATGSAASSELMWPIIQGIILVLGSLLFLLIADKFKRRTLLTMGGTIMGLSFIFPAILNVVIPNANPMMIVVFLSIYVAFYSFTWAPLTWVIVGEIFPLLIRGLASGVASSFNWLGSFLVGLLFPIMTASMPQEAVFAIFGVICLLGVLFIRTRVPEPLGRTLEEIEKIGELKGAKKMSKEMNA; from the coding sequence ATGGTTGGGGAAAAGAAAATCTCGAATGGGTTCATTTATTTTTTCGGGGCTTTTGGTGGAATTCTTTTTGGATATGATATTGGTGTGATGACAGGGGCTTTGCCTTTTCTAAAGGAAAATTGGGATTTGCAGAGTGGAAGTATTATTGGCTGGATCACCTCATCAGTTATGCTTGGGGCCATTTTTGGAGGCGCTTTAGCAGGTCATTTTTCGGACCGTTTAGGACGGCGCAAGATGATCTTAATAGCTGCTGTCATTTTTGTTATTGGTTCAGTTTTGTCGGGAATAGCCCCTCATAATGGAAGAGTTTTTTTGATTGTTTCCCGAATTATATTGGGATTAGCCGTTGGTGCTGCCTCCGCATTGGTACCTGCCTATATGTCAGAAATGGCACCCGCACGTTTACGCGGAAGGTTGTCCGGTATCAATCAAACAATGATCGTTTCCGGAATGTTACTTTCATACATTGTTGATTATTTATTTCAAGGTTTACCGGAAACACTGGGATGGCGCTTAATGCTTGGCATGGCGGCTGTACCTGCTTTAATTTTATTCTTTGGAGTGCTAAGATTACTTGAATCCCCACGTTTTCTCGTCAAAAATGATAAACTGGATGAAGCGCGTAAAGTTTTAAGTTACATTCGTTCCGAGCAAGAAATTAATTCTGAAATAAAAGAAATTCAAGAAACTGCAAAGAAGGAGAAGCAAGCAAATCAAAAAACATCATTGCGTACATTACTTAATAGTAAATATCGTTATTTAGTCATTGCCGGAGTAGGAGTTGCTGCTTTTCAACAATTTCAAGGTGCTAATGCAATCTTTTATTATATTCCTTTGATTGTTGAGGATGCAACGGGGTCTGCAGCCAGTTCGGAATTGATGTGGCCAATTATTCAAGGAATTATTCTCGTTTTAGGTTCATTGTTATTTCTGCTTATTGCTGATAAATTTAAACGTCGTACGTTATTAACAATGGGTGGAACGATTATGGGACTGTCCTTTATCTTTCCAGCAATTTTGAATGTCGTTATACCAAATGCTAATCCAATGATGATCGTTGTATTTTTAAGTATCTATGTAGCATTTTATTCTTTCACATGGGCTCCGTTAACCTGGGTCATTGTAGGAGAAATCTTTCCATTGTTGATTCGCGGGCTTGCGTCAGGAGTAGCCTCATCCTTTAACTGGTTAGGTTCTTTCCTGGTTGGATTGCTATTTCCAATCATGACTGCCTCCATGCCTCAAGAAGCTGTTTTCGCAATCTTTGGTGTTATTTGTTTGCTTGGTGTATTATTTATTCGTACGAGGGTTCCGGAACCACTTGGACGTACTTTAGAGGAAATTGAAAAAATTGGCGAATTAAAAGGGGCTAAAAAAATGAGTAAGGAAATGAATGCCTGA